One Legionella lansingensis genomic region harbors:
- the pyrC gene encoding dihydroorotase has translation MKSITITRPDDWHVHLRDEPFLKDTAPATAKHFARALVMPNLKPALTTIEAIVDYRRRILAHLPDATQFSPFMTFYLNDTVSTADLQKIKLYPYILGAKLYPAGATTNSEEGVVSLRALYPFFEIMQTDNLVLQIHGEVTHGDIFYRETEFIRNELTRLIHDFPKLRIVLEHISTEAAVDFINEAPDTVAATITPHHLIYNRNQLLAGGIKPHYYCLPILKRESDQKALQQAATSGNPKFFAGTDSAPHAINTKESACGCAGIFSAPYAVACYAQVFEQLNQLSKLEAFLSHFGAQFYQLPMNKNELTLEKKPQCIPAILPFGNEQVVPIGAGETLQWSIHEST, from the coding sequence TTGAAGTCTATAACGATTACACGTCCAGATGACTGGCATGTGCATCTTCGCGATGAACCATTTCTTAAAGATACCGCGCCTGCAACTGCTAAACATTTTGCGCGAGCTCTTGTCATGCCGAATCTCAAGCCTGCCTTAACTACAATAGAAGCAATTGTAGACTATCGTCGTCGGATATTGGCACATTTGCCTGATGCTACTCAATTTTCTCCCTTCATGACATTTTATCTTAATGACACGGTAAGTACTGCCGATTTGCAAAAAATAAAGCTCTATCCTTATATATTAGGCGCCAAGCTATATCCCGCAGGTGCAACGACGAATTCTGAAGAAGGTGTTGTCTCTTTACGAGCGCTCTACCCCTTCTTCGAAATCATGCAGACTGACAATTTAGTCCTGCAAATTCACGGAGAAGTCACACATGGAGATATTTTTTATCGTGAGACGGAGTTCATTCGTAATGAGTTAACTCGTCTAATCCATGACTTTCCTAAACTTCGTATCGTCCTGGAGCATATCTCTACAGAAGCTGCTGTTGATTTCATTAATGAAGCACCGGATACCGTGGCAGCTACAATCACTCCACATCATTTAATATATAACCGTAACCAACTTTTAGCTGGAGGGATTAAACCACATTATTATTGTCTACCCATCTTAAAGCGTGAGAGTGATCAAAAAGCACTACAGCAAGCAGCAACCAGCGGTAATCCCAAATTTTTTGCCGGTACAGATAGCGCCCCCCATGCAATAAACACCAAAGAATCAGCCTGTGGATGTGCCGGTATCTTCTCAGCGCCCTATGCAGTTGCTTGTTATGCACAAGTCTTTGAGCAATTAAATCAGTTGAGCAAATTGGAGGCTTTTTTAAGTCATTTTGGTGCGCAATTTTATCAATTACCAATGAATAAAAATGAATTGACGTTAGAAAAAAAACCGCAATGCATTCCAGCGATATTACCCTTCGGGAATGAGCAAGTTGTCCCCATTGGAGCTGGTGAGACTTTACAATGGAGTATTCATGAATCCACGTGA
- the rnt gene encoding ribonuclease T → MNPRDSIFCKELKDRFRGFLPVVVDIETAGIDPLKNALLEICIVLLEVDAQGQFTPQATYFEHVLPFEGAELDAKSLEFIQVDPYQPLRFALDEKQALKNLFAPINKALKELRCQKAVLVGHNAWFDLLFIKEAVKRTGLRSPFHSFTCFDTATLAGVMYGQTVLSKAVKAAGIDFDSSEAHSAIYDAKKTAELFCAMLNAWRKTQEGSL, encoded by the coding sequence ATGAATCCACGTGATAGTATTTTTTGTAAGGAACTAAAAGATAGATTCCGTGGATTTTTACCCGTTGTGGTTGATATAGAAACGGCTGGCATAGATCCTCTAAAGAACGCGTTACTGGAAATTTGTATTGTCCTGCTTGAGGTAGATGCACAAGGTCAATTTACACCACAAGCAACATACTTTGAACATGTCTTACCCTTTGAAGGTGCAGAGCTTGATGCTAAGTCACTAGAATTCATTCAAGTCGACCCCTATCAACCACTAAGGTTTGCCCTTGATGAAAAACAGGCTCTCAAAAACCTATTTGCGCCCATAAATAAGGCCTTAAAAGAGCTAAGATGTCAAAAGGCGGTTCTCGTTGGCCATAATGCCTGGTTTGATTTACTTTTTATTAAAGAAGCGGTCAAACGAACTGGGTTGCGCTCCCCATTTCATTCGTTTACTTGCTTTGACACAGCAACGCTTGCGGGAGTTATGTATGGTCAAACTGTGCTCTCCAAGGCAGTAAAAGCTGCGGGTATTGATTTCGATAGCAGCGAAGCACATTCAGCGATCTACGATGCAAAGAAAACAGCAGAACTATTTTGCGCCATGCTTAATGCTTGGCGCAAAACTCAAGAGGGGTCTTTATAA
- a CDS encoding peroxiredoxin, which yields MSVLVGRKAPDFTVPAVLGNGEITDKYNLHDSLKGKYGVVFFYPLDFTFVCPSELIALHHRMGEFRDRGVEVVAVSIDSQFTHNAYRNTPVKEGGIGHVDFTMAADISHTICQSYGVEHPVAGVAFRGAFIIDKNGIVRSQIVNDLPIGRNVDEILRIVDAVQFFEEKGEVCPAGWQKGKAGMKASPKGVAEYLATHSEDL from the coding sequence ATGAGTGTTTTAGTCGGACGCAAAGCCCCTGATTTTACTGTTCCTGCGGTCTTGGGCAATGGTGAAATTACTGACAAATACAATTTGCATGATTCTTTAAAGGGGAAGTATGGCGTAGTGTTTTTCTATCCTTTGGATTTTACCTTTGTATGCCCTTCAGAACTGATTGCTCTTCATCATCGCATGGGAGAGTTTAGGGATCGTGGCGTTGAAGTCGTTGCGGTGTCTATCGATTCGCAATTTACACATAATGCTTACCGCAATACGCCAGTCAAGGAAGGTGGTATTGGTCATGTTGACTTTACCATGGCCGCTGATATCAGCCATACCATTTGCCAATCTTATGGTGTGGAGCACCCTGTGGCAGGTGTTGCATTTCGTGGGGCCTTTATTATTGATAAAAACGGTATTGTTCGTTCTCAGATCGTTAATGATTTACCGATTGGTCGTAATGTTGATGAGATACTGCGTATTGTTGATGCTGTACAATTCTTCGAAGAAAAGGGTGAGGTTTGTCCTGCTGGTTGGCAAAAAGGAAAAGCTGGCATGAAAGCGTCTCCTAAAGGAGTGGCAGAATATCTTGCTACTCATTCCGAAGATTTATAA